The genomic DNA CCGCTTCGCGCGGCAGGCCGAGTGCATCGACCAGAGCCTCGCCGAGCAAAGCGTCCCCCAATGCGGCAAGCACCAGCCATAGGGTCGTCTCGTGGACCGGACGGTCTTCATGGCCCTGGCCGAGCTGGTCGACGAGCCCGTGGATCGCCTCAAGCACCGGATTGAGCGCGTCACGGTTGCCGGAAAGGATCATCCAGGCGGCAAGGGCGCCGGCACCCTCGCGATCGAAGGCGTCGAAGGTGCGATCGACGATTTCGCGGGGATCGGTTTCGCCGGCGCGGGCGCGCGTAACGGCACCTGCAATGCCCTGCGTGACGCGGCCGGCGATATGGCGTGCGAGCGCGGCCTGCAGGCCGGCGGCTGAGCCGAAGTGATGGAGCAGATTGGCGTGGGTCTTGCCGATTCGTGCCGCCACCGCCTTCAATGTCACCGCTTGCGGCCCGGCCTCGATCAGCAACGCGCGCGCCGCTTCCAGTGCGAGCGAGCGGCTTGCTTCCGGGCTGAGACGTTCACGAGTTATTGACATCGCTGTCAGTAATTTCCTATCTCGACGTTCGAAGGAGATAGACGATGGCGCGTGAAACCACACCATCCGACTTGACGATCACCCCGCGCGACGTGCGCTTCGGACGCGGCGCTACGACCGAGCGCTGGTGGATGGGCGGCGATCCGATAGCCACTGCCTTCTATAATGCCCTGTCGGCGACCTTCCCCAAGGGCGAGGCGTTCTTCGTCGAGAGCGTGCGTGCCTTTCGCGAGGGGGCCGACCCCAAGCTTGCCGGCGAGATCAAGGCGTTCGTCACGCAGGAAGTGATGCACAGCCGCGAGCATGTCGCCTTCAATCGGCGCGCCCACGAGGCAGGCTACGATTTGAAGCCTCTGGAGGACCGCGTGGATTGGCGGCTCGACATGGTGCGCTCGCGCCCGCCGATCGCTGCGCTCGCCGCGACGATGGCGCTGGAGCATTTCACCGCCATCCTCGCGCACGAACTGCTCCGCGATCCGCGCCACCTCGCCGCCGCCGATGCCGAGACCGCTGCGCTGTGGCGCTGGCATGCGATCGAGGAGATCGAGCACAAGGGCGTCGCCTACGACACCTGGATGCATGCTACGCGGGCATGGCCTCGGTTCAAGCGCTGGCAGGTGAAGGCGAAGGTGATGCTGCTCGTTACCCGCAACTTCCTGGTCGATCGCTCGATCGGCGTCGCGCAACTGCTCGCGCAGGACGGGATGACGGGTCCGAAAATCTGGGCGGGGATGTTCTGGTTCGCGTTTGCGCGGCCGGGGATGATGCGCAAAATCCTGGGCGCCTGGGCAAGCTACTTCATGCCGGGCTTCCATCCCTGGAATCACGACGACCGCGCGCTGATCGCCGATGCCGAGAAGGCGCTGGGCGGCGGCATCGACCGAGCAGGCGCTCCGGCCTACGCCTAATCGGGCTGCGGCGCGCCTTCCTGTTGCTGGCGGCGCTCCGCACGCGCATTGTCGATCATCTGCTCGAGGCAACCCGAGGCACCGCCCGGCCCGACCGGCGAGCAACTCTGCGGTCCGCTGGCGCCGACATATTCGAGCGCCTGGGAACGCGACGCCCAACTCTCGCTTTCTGGCCCGGACATGGTGCGCAGATCTTCAGGGATGCGGTAACGCTCGTTGTCCGGCCTCCGTGCACAGACGGTGATCTCGTCGCCGGTGCTCGGCGGGCAGGGATCGGCGCCGTAAACAGTGACATAGCGGATATTGTCGTCAGGGGCGGCCGCGGGTTGGGCGAGGGCTGCGCCCGGAAGCGCAAGCGGCAGAGCGGCAAGGGTCAGAAAAAGCGCGCGTTTCATGCGATGCTCCTTTCAAAAGGAAAGGAGCGAGCGCGCGGAAGGTTCCGTGCGCCCGGGGCAGCCGTGCCGCCTTCCGCTATTCGTCGTTCTTGAGTTCGCGCTCGATCTGTTCGGCTTGCTCGTCGATCCGTCCGAGCCGTTCCTGCCGCGCATCTTCGATCAGCCGGTTCCAGTTCACCGAGTCGCGGGTCTGGCGATCCGCCTTCGCCTGGCGGACGAGATCGTCGAAACAGCCCGTGGCGCCGCCCGGGCCGACCGGGGAGCAACTGCCGATCCCGGAACTGCCGACATATTGCAGTTCGGTAGCGCGATTGGTCCATGCTTGATTGGCGGCGGCATTGGGATTGTCGCGCAGATTCTCGGGGATGCGATAGCGGTCGCCCTCGGGCTTGCGCGCGCAGACGATGATCTCGTCCGCAGAGCTCGCAGGGCACGGATCGTCGCCATAGACGATCAGCTGGTTGACCTT from Allosphingosinicella indica includes the following:
- a CDS encoding TetR/AcrR family transcriptional regulator, producing MSITRERLSPEASRSLALEAARALLIEAGPQAVTLKAVAARIGKTHANLLHHFGSAAGLQAALARHIAGRVTQGIAGAVTRARAGETDPREIVDRTFDAFDREGAGALAAWMILSGNRDALNPVLEAIHGLVDQLGQGHEDRPVHETTLWLVLAALGDALLGEALVDALGLPREAAREAARRHLIAMHGLDTPPS
- a CDS encoding metal-dependent hydrolase → MARETTPSDLTITPRDVRFGRGATTERWWMGGDPIATAFYNALSATFPKGEAFFVESVRAFREGADPKLAGEIKAFVTQEVMHSREHVAFNRRAHEAGYDLKPLEDRVDWRLDMVRSRPPIAALAATMALEHFTAILAHELLRDPRHLAAADAETAALWRWHAIEEIEHKGVAYDTWMHATRAWPRFKRWQVKAKVMLLVTRNFLVDRSIGVAQLLAQDGMTGPKIWAGMFWFAFARPGMMRKILGAWASYFMPGFHPWNHDDRALIADAEKALGGGIDRAGAPAYA